The genomic segment GCGAACATCCTGCCTACGAAGGTCAGAAGATGTCGTGGTCGTCCTGGGAGTGTGGATGTTCGGTGCCGTGGACTGTGTGGGGCACCTGAATCATTACATCATGTGCTGCAGGCGTGCACAGTAACTCATCATGCGCGCTGTGCTCAGCACAATCGGGTGGCCCACCTACTGGGGAAATCCTTTCGACGGGCTGGACTGCCAGTATTGGAAGAACCGAGGATCCTGACACGGGGGACGTTCTGCAAGCCGGACCTTATTATTCGTGACGGTCCGGTTGCAGTGGTGATGGATGTCACCGTCCCCTTGGAAGAACATATGAGGGAGACTCTGGATCTGAAGATACGTAAATAAAGTGAACCAGCAGTCCAGAAGTCCATCATGAGCTTTATTAAGAACATTGGCTGGGATGTGACTGGGGTGAAGCATGAGCCAGTTGTGATTGGATACCATGGGTTACTTTTGTCTAGATCTTCATCGGCGCTTATGGCCCTGGGAGTTTCCCGCTCTGTGCTGGCTGATATCGCCCTCCTCGTGGTGCGTGGGTCGCTGCATTGCTACAACGTGTACATGCAGGGTGCGGGCGAGGGGGTCGGGTAGCTCTGGACGCATGAATCTGGATGAAGTGGGCCTCTTGCGGGGCTCCTGAGTGGTCTGGCACTCAGGTCAACAACACAGGCAGTGTAGCTTGGGGGGAGCGCTCGCGCTTTGTTTCCATCTCCCCcaataataaatgttaaatagCCAAATGCCTCATCATCTAATTAGTGACGCGCATGAATGGATGAACGAGATTCCCACTGTCCCTACCTATTATCTAGCGAAACCACAGCCAAGGGAACGGGCTTGGCAGAATCAGCGGGGAAAGAAGACCCTGTTGAGCTTGACTCTAGTCTGGCACTGTGAAGAGACATGAGAGGTGTAGAATAAGTGGGAGACCCTCCGGGGCCGCCGGTGAAATACCACtactctcattgttttttcacttaCCCGGTGAGACGGGGAGGAGAGCCCGTCAGGGTTCTAGTTTCTGGTTCGACGCACCCTGACGGCCGGGCGCAACTCGCTCCAGGGACAGTGACAGGTGGGGAGTTTGACTGGGGCGGTTCACCTGTCACATCCTAACGCAGGTGTCCTAAGGCGAGCTCAGGGAGGACAGAAACCTCCCGTGGAGCATAAGTGCAAATGCTCGCTTGATCTTCATTTTCAGTACGAATAAAGACTGCGAAAGCGGGGCATTACGATCCTTCTGTGCTTTTGGGTTTTAAGCAGGAGGTGTCAGAAAAGTTACCACAGGGATAACTGGCTTGTGGCGGCCAAGGATTCTTAGCGACGTCGCTTTTTGATCCTTCGATGTCGGCTCTTCCTATCATTGTGAAGCAGAATTCACAAAGCGTTGGATTGTTCACCCACTAATAGGGAACGTGAGCTGGGTTTAGACCGTCGTGAGACAGGTTAGTCTAACCCTACTGATGATGTGTTGTTGCTATAGTAATCCTGCTCAGTACGAGAGGAACCGCAGGTTTGGACACTTGGTCTGTGCGCTTGGTTGGGGAGCCAATGGTGCAAGGCTACCATCTGCTGGATTATGACTGAACGCCTCTAAGTCAGAATCCAACCTAAATGTGATGATAAACCTATGCCACGGTGTCAATGGCATGGAATAACCGACCCAGCGGGTCGGTGAGAAATGCCAACCGCTACTTGGCTGAGTGACAGACAGATGAGGGTTCTGCTTTTTACCCTTCTAGCACACCGCATGTTCTTGGGAACGTGGTGTTAAAATATTCGCAGACGACCTAATTCTGGCTCTGGGTTTCGTAAGTAGAAGAGCAGCGACCTTGCTGCGATCTACTGAAAGTCATCCCTCGAGCCACCCTTTTGTCGGCACTCCGAGTCTCTCCCCTATGGGGTGATGGGCTGGCCACCGCTCTCTTCATTCACTCAGTGTACTGAAAGGGGTGGACATGGGTGGCTGGTCGGCCGGTCGGTCGGTGGGCGCGCGGGTGCCTCCAAACGTCGCcccgggggggggcgggaagggcgtGGCGCTGTGCTCGCTCTGCTTTCCTCGGCAGGGAGAAGCAGGTTCATTGGTGGGGTGTCACCCCGCCCCTTCCTTCCTCGCCCGGGCCCAGCGAGATTGACTGCGGGCGGGTTGCACCTTCGGACGCGCCTCATCCAGCCGGGAAAATGAGCGTTGCACTTCCTCGCTCCTTTCTCATTCGGACAGGCAGCCTGGCCAAGCTGCTTTGAGCTTTGGGATACCGTCCCCTTTTCCGAAGCCCTTCGGTTGACAAGTTGCTCGCATCGGCGGACCGCCACATGAGGTGCGGCACCAGCCGCACGGGCACACTGCCCACTTAGGCCGTCTCCCGACACTCACGCCTGCCTTCCTGGTTCATGAATTGCTCTCgcttctggggtgggggtggcgagggcgggggcgggggcgcaCTGCAGGTCTTCGACAGTGGCCTGACCGCCGATGACCTGCAGCCGGAGGGACAGCACTTGCTTCGCGAGTGGCAAGAAAATACTTGGGTGAAGGGTTCCAGCGTCGGGCATAGATGCggttcacgagtttccccacgtcaacttggttcacgagttgcccggccattctggctatcttcttgcctttcataggtcagcttggtttacgagttgccccatgaCAGCTTCATTCATGAGTTGCCTAGCACTAATGGTTAACTAATGGCCGTACGTTGGTAAGCTGGGATTACTAGTTGCACCATGACGGCTTGACTCACGAATTGACAGGCTGTCAGGTTCACGAGTtggcccacgtctgcttggttcatgaATTGCCCCACGCCAACTtgtttcacgagttgcccggccattCTGGCTATGttcttgccgttcgtaggtcagcttggtttacgagtagccccacgaAAGTTTCATTCACGaattccctggccgtctggttcacgaggtgcccacgtctgcttggttcacgaatttccccacgtcaacttggttcacgagttgcccggccattctggctatcttcttgcctttcataggtcagcttggtttacgagttgccccatgaCAGCTTCATTCATGAGTTGCCTAGCACTAATGGTTAACTAATGGCTGTACGTCGGTAAGCTGGGATTACTAGTTGCACCATGACGGCTTGACTCACGAATTGACAGGCTGTCAGGTTCACGAGTtggcccacgtctgcttggttcatgaATTGCCCCACGCCAACTtgtttcacgagttgcccggccattCTGGCTATGttcttgccgttcgtaggtcagcttggtttacgagtagccccacgaAAGTTTCATTCACGaattccctggccgtctggttcacgaggtgcccacgtctgcttggttcacgaatttccccacgtcaacttggttcacgagttgcccggccattctggctatcttcttgcctttcataggtcagcttggtttacgagttgccccatgaCAGCTTCATTCATGAGTTGCCTAGCACTAATGGTTAACTAATGGCTGTACGTCGGTAAGCTGGGATTACTAGTTGCACCATGACGGTTTGACTCACGAATTGACAGGCTGTCAGGTTCACGAGTtggcccacgtctgcttggttcatgaATTGCCCCACGCCAACTtgtttcacgagttgcccggccattCTGGCTATGttcttgccgttcgtaggtcagcttggtttacgagtagccctACGAAAGTTTCATTCACGaattccctggccgtctggttcacgaggtgcccacgtctgcttggttcacgaatttccccacgtcaacttggttcacgagttgcccggccattctggctatcttcttgcctttcataggtcagcttggtttacgagttgccccatgaCAGCTTCATTCATGAGTTGCCTAGCACTAATGGTTAAATAATGGCCATACGTCGGTGAGCTTGGATTACTAGTTGCACCATGACAGCTTGACTCACGAATCGACAGGCTGTCAGGTTCATGAGTTGGCCCACGTCTGCTTGTTTCACGAATTGCCTCACGCCAACTTGGTTCACAAGTTTCCCGGCCAttctggctatcttcttgccgttcgtaggtcagcttggttcacgagttgccccacgacagcttgattcacgagttgccttgcCATCTGGTCACGAGTTGCccgacgtctgcttggttcacaaaTTGCTCTACGTTAACTTGGTTCacaagttgcccggcccttctgcttaactaattcacGTTCgtcggtcagcttggtttactagTTGCCCCACGACAGATTGATTCACGAGTTTCCCGGATCTTCTGGTTATCTAATTGCCGCTCGTCAGTCAGCTTGGTTCACTAGTTGCCCAACGTCTGCTTGATTCCTAAGTTGCCAGGCTGTCAGGTTCACGAGTTGTCTGAcatctgcctggttcacgaatttccccacgtcaacttgattcacgagttgcacggcccttctggctatcttcttgccgttcgtagctcagcttggtttacgagttccaCAACGACaccttgattcacgagttgccttgcTGTCTGGTCATGAGTTGCccgacgtctgcttggttcacaaaTTGCTCTACGTCAACTTGGTTTacaagttgcccggcccttctggttatcttcttgccgttcgtaggtcagcatGGTTTACTAGTTGCCCCACGACAGATTGATTCACGAGCTCAGGGCCCTTCTGGCTATGttcttgccgttcgtaggtcagcttggtttacgagtagccgTACAacagcttcattcacgagttgcctggtcatctggttcacgagttgctcacgtctgcttggttcatgaATTTCCCCATGTCAACCTGGTTCATGAGTTACCCTTCcattctgcttaactaattgtcattcttaggtcagcttggtttactagttgccccacgacagattgattcacgagttgccaggccgtctggttcacgaattgccccacgtccacttggttcacgagttgcccggcccttctgctgaaCTAATTGTCGTTCGTAGTTCATCTTGATTCACGAGTTACCTGGCACTTCTGGTTATTAATGGCTGtttgtaggtcagcttggtttacgagttgccccacgaaaggttgattcacgagttgcctggccgtctggttcacgaattgccccacgtctacttggttcacgagttgcccggccttTCTCGCTATcttcttgccgttcgtaggtcagcttggtttacgagtaccccacgacagcttcattcacgagttgcctggccgtctggttcacgagtttcccTGACATCTGCTTGGTTCTGGAATTgccccacgtcaacttggttcacgagttgcccggcccttctgcttaactaattgccgttcgtaggtcagcttggtttctgagtagccccacgacagcttcattCACTAGTTGCCTGGCCATCTGGTTCACGAGTTTTCCtgatgtctgcttggttcacgatgTCAACtttgttcacgagttgcccggcccttctacTTAACTAATTCACGTTCgtcggtcagcttggtttactagtttccccacgacagcttcattcacgagttgcctggcacttcttgTTAACTAAAGGctgttcgtaggtcagcttggatTACGAGTTGCCCGagtaaagcttgattcacgagttgccccacgtctgcttggttcacgaattgccccacgtcaacttggttcatgagttgccggCCCTTCTGGCTATCtccttgccgttcgtaggtcaacTTGGTTTATGAGTAGCCCCACGACAGATTGATTCATGAGTTgtctgtccgtctggttcacgagttgcccgacgtctgcttggttcatgaATTGCCCCACGccaacttggttcacgagttgcccggccattctggctatcttcttgccgttcgtaggtcagcttggtttacgagtttccCCACGACAGCTTGATTTACGAGTTGCCTTGCCGTCTGGTCACGAGTTGCCCGACGTCTGTTTGGTTCACAAATTGCTCTACGTCAACTTGGTTCacaagttgcccggcccttcgggttaactaattgccgttcgtaggttattTCATCAATTACCGTGTAATGTTGCTTATTCTAATTTACGAGTAGAAACATGAATGCTTTGAAATAATGTTAATGTGCACATCTAATAACAGGGGTTAAGGCCACATGGGAGGTTTGTAAGTTTGACACCTGAACTCGAAAGTTGAGCTGCCTCCATTCCACCTTGATCACCTTTTAATGGGAGCCTGATGAAGAACCAACAGCCAATTTGCTTccagatggtgggggggtgggggggatattGGAAACTGAAGCAAAAAGCCAAGCAGTTCTGCTGTCATTGTGTGTATATTTTCATTTTGGGTTTCCTCATGTTGCCTGTATCCATGTTTAATGGGGGTCTGGTGATGAAGGATATTGTGGCAGAATTTTGGATTACCTCCAGGATTATCATAGCAGAGCAAGGAAAGTCAGCAAATGATTAATGGAATCATCAGGTGCAGAGACGATAACACCATAGATGGGGgcgggttcaggaacaggtgaagggaggtgggaggaaagtgtGATTTGAAGCTCATTTGGGGGTAAGATTAGTTTGCAAGGTTGCAGAGATTGATTTATTTCAAAGAAGTATTCGAACTCTAGAACCTTACAATATTACATAACaggaacaggcccctttggcccttctcgtctgttctGAACACTtttctgcctagccccactgacgtgcacccagtccatagccctccatacctttcccattgtTGTACTGgtccaaattcttttcaaatttaaaattgagcccactgtcaccactttagctgacagcttgttccacactcacaccattctctgtgtgaagaagttctccctcatgttcacCCTAAATGTATCCTCGTCACccttacccatgtcctctggtttgtatttcacctgctctcagtggaacaagcctacctatatttactctgtctatcctctacatcattttaaatatctctctcaagtcttccctcattctacactccagggaataaaatcataaccagtttaaccttttcctgcaactctgctcctgaagtccaggcaacatccatgtcaatctctgcacaattgccatccttcctgcagttaggcgaccaaatctgcacacaataatcggaatttggtctcaccaatgtctcttGTACTTTCTACTTTGATTTATCAATGTCAATGTTGCAAAGGCTCTCTtttcaaccctgtccacatgtgacacgactttcagagaattaggtatctgtattccgagatccctctgttctatcgtacTCCTCGGTGCCTACTGTTTACCCTGTATGTCCTTGCTTGacttctccttccaaaatgcaacacctcactctcatctgcattaaattctatcttccatttttcagcccattttccgagctggtccagatccctctgaagctTTGAataccttcttcgctgtccacaacacctcctatcttagtgtcatctgcaaacttgctgacccaatttaccacattatcatccagatagccttcctggtttcttgcttgaggttttttcttgcattttctatcctcttcaagcacctcatttgctctCTGATGTCTGTACCTTGCTGCACAGCTCTCTTCATCCAAACCAGATTCCTAagcctgctaatcttgcctttcatcttgacaggaacatgcagTGTCTCTTCCCTCCAAATGTCACCTTTATAGGTCTTCCACTGACCTCGCACATACTTTTCCCAGACCACACCAACTCGATCATTTCCTCaatattggcctttctccaatttagaatctaaaCCCgagacccagacctatccttctccatcattaatgaaactaatggcatcatgatcacAGAAGTTGATGTTTAAGGAATTGGAATATGCATCAGAAAGACAAATCAGTAGTTCCCGTTTGGCTTTATTGATGTGGAGAGCAATTCTGCTCATGCAGTCAGTGAAAAGGCGGACCATTTATTGCAGTAAATGGCTTGGGATTGATGGTCATGGAGAAAAGTTGTGGGCCATTAAGTGCTCAAGTGGGAATAGGAGTTGACATCGGGTTGGATTGCTGAGGGAGAACACATATTTGCCAATGAAGGATGACGGATTGGGGAGAGGGGACACCCGGAGTAAAGGTAGATGGGCAGAAAAACAATAATGCAGAATAACCTTCTGCAGTCAAATCTGTGTCCATTAGTGGTGAAAAGCCAAATGAATACTTCAGCATTATTTTTACCAATGGTGATGTGAATCTAAGCTTCAAATACTCCATGTATGCCAGCTATcgtaacatttttaaacattttcttgtGATCCTGATGGTTTGCAAGGGGATTTCAGGGCCAGCCAAGAGATGTAGATGAGATAAAGATGATGAGCTCAACAGCATCAGAAAATACACAAACATCAGGCATATTAAAAACGTAGAAGCATTAATGAGTAAAGATCAATAAAATGTttgatctggttgtttgagaaaatcccaatatcctgtggttattgggtccttgaaaatgttcgcctcctctccccaaagcaggccagagagttgttggtattTATGATAATTTTAGAGAATCGTCTTGACAGGCTGTTATCTCCTTGACACCAAGACAATATCGAAATTAACCAAGGCCTCGGCGAATCTAAGATCTACAGAAAGAAATCTCAGTTTTATTGTGGATGAGTCATTGTGTCATTATGAAATCACAGGTCCTTCATGAAGAAATTTCTGAACATGAAGATGCTCTTGAAAAGTTACAGGAAGCAGCAAAGTGCCTGCTGTCCTTGAGCAATGACGTTGTTCCAAATGTACTTCAGCTTCGAAAGACCACAGGTACCATTTCAACATTTGCTGCTTAGTTCAAAAGGTGGTTCTCTAATTACAACAGATAAAAGTGATACTTCCTGCTggcaaattagacattttcaatATATGCAAATTACCAATTGGGATCCACCAACCTCTTTGAAccattctaaaatatttcttgcaattGATTGGATTTCGAATGTTGAATCATCTTTACCAAGCACGTCCTAAATAGCATATCATTTCATAAACTGCTCTGAAAACTCTAAAATAAATGGAATGATCATTGACTAAAGAACTGTGTACATTCAAataaatgtttgaataaaatacaGTATTTAAGAAAGTTCAATAGAACTTTCTCCACTGAATTGTTGTGAGTAGTTCAGACTCGTATGCCAGAATCTCAATAGTATTGCAAAATGTGTATTTATTGAATGAAATGTTTGCTCGAGTGGTGCATCCCACTTCACCTGCTCCTCCCGATGAGTAAAAGGCCTTGAAGTCAACATGTTTTCAACAAAGAGTTGCACGActgtccttctctttctctccaactccttttgcaaatgtcccttccttttcactgttcCTCATTTCACTCATCTGCTATTTCACGTtgattccctccaaactttttTCATTCCTTGACCACCCTTTTTCTCCTACTTTTCCCTCGTCATCTTCTGTTCTGCGTTGCTTTAAATATTACTAAACCCACAGTTCGCCTTTCTCCAAAACAAAAAATGTGTTTGTTTTGATGAAAACACTGGAACCTTGTGGTAAATCTTTGAAGACACTTTTAAATGTATGTGTTACTGAACCTTGTGTTCCTTTTAGCTACCATTGAACAGAGATTTCAGCGTTTGCAtcagggagcatcagaggagaagaggaagttggaacaGAAAAATGTCCAAGAGGAAGACCTCAAAGGTTTACTTTTACCTGGCACTTATAATGTTGATTGCAAGATAAATATTGACCGGGACAATTACAGTCCGaatacaggccatctcggcccctctagtctgcacctaTTTCAGTgagctcctctagtcccactttccCACTCCCTGACCAGTCCCTtgacatccatgcacctatccaacttgtTCTCCAATGACACGAGAAGTTACATCCcagactctggcaccagggagacaaactACCATCCTGTTTCTTTAATggtatccacagaatcccctatctgtcctcctgaccattgaatcccctataactatcaccctcctctttctttccctacccttttgggcaacggaggctgaccttgtgccagagatacagccactgattccttccccagcctgaaTGCCCCCACAACgatactcaaggaggagtaccaaTTGTTGAGGGCTTCAGTCGCAGGGGCCCCCTCCtgtatctgtctcttcccttttccctctcctaactgtaacccactgatcctcctcctgtggccctgctaagaccacctggctatagctcctatctatgacggcctcactctccctgaccagagcgagTTCCTTAACACAATCCCTGAGATGCTACAGCTCAGTACACCTAGTGTAATCGTGGATGTCTGGGAGGCTATAAGACTCCAGGACCCccccacatctgacactgagcagagaaaactgctctcacactcatcccttctctcttcccctcaccttagaaagagaaaataacaaaaagatAATATGTGGCAAATATACAGTCTTACCTTAATCCAGAGATGCTCGACCCCAGTCTCTTCTCGACctcagcctctcgagccaaagcctcgaagccCCATTCGTTCACCAGGCCACTCCCTCACTGGATCACTCCTTGCTAGCCGCTCCTTTGCCTTACCCTCCCTTTATTGGCCCTTGACCAATTTAACCCGTCACTCTCACCTCGCTCCTCCTCCGATTACTGCCCGAACTCTGGTTGCCGCCTCCTCCGACTTGCTGCTCGAACTGACTAGGCCCAAGGCCTGgtaaagaacagaatttattgtatGATAGAATCTTGTATGTTCTTTAACAAACCAGATAGGATGTGGTTTAAGATCTCATCCAAAGCAATTGCAACCACTCATGCAATTTTATTTCACTACTTCCCCATTGTGCCATTTAGAAATGCACAGAATCATGTGAATGGTGTTTCACTTCACCATCTGAAACAAGCAAATGGGTTATTACTATTAAAGCTTTCCCTTGCATGTtagaagtttgaaaaagataaaagctgCTACATAGTTTTATGAATCCACAAGTGTATAAAAAGTAGGTTGTGGCAAATCAACAGCAATTATCCATGCTTGCTGCATCCAGGCATAATCGAAGATTGGAGCATGACTGCAACACCATGTCAACTGTGGCGAATTAACTACCAAtccaggctgagctttagtaaagccCCTGTAACCTTGACTCCCTGTTCCACTCTATGCTGAAtcgaataaagtgacattaagttatgttaaataacatattaggggtctccTAAGTAATCAATATTGAcccctggtgggggtggggtggggagtgggtgggtCAATGGGAAGATCCAAGGGGTTGAAAAATCATAGGGGGTCGAAAAGGCGTCGATAAACTTTGAGGTGTGGATTCAACTTTTTGGGTTTGAAAGATTCTGCTCCTGCCTGGGCGCTCGACGTCCCATCACCTGCTGGCTCACCCTCCTTCCCGGCCACTGGGCTTAAGCCAACTCAGCTTAATGGCTCATTGGCCACTGCATATCAAGTTTGACTCTTTAACAAAATGCTTCATCTGTAATATCAAGCACTTGTGTTGGTCTTGTAATGTCCCCACGGGGTACTGTATCTGTGCTGAGCATTTGTGCTTTCTATTGGCTGGCCCATGGCCAGTTCTGTCTCCCTGTTGGTTATTTTGATCATGTGACGATGAATGGTGGACAGATGGCTGGTgatgaggggaagggggaaacaGAGAAATCTGTTTGTGACAAATTGGCCCATCAATTCAATGCTTGCTATCAAAATACCCCAGCTATATTGCCCCACTAGCCCCATAACCCTTTCCTTTCAAAGCACCCTGTGGCTGTACCCCTCAACAAGTATTCTGTTTTAGATCATGTAGAAAGTGG from the Narcine bancroftii isolate sNarBan1 chromosome 14, sNarBan1.hap1, whole genome shotgun sequence genome contains:
- the LOC138749488 gene encoding microtubule-actin cross-linking factor 1-like; amino-acid sequence: MSHCVIMKSQVLHEEISEHEDALEKLQEAAKCLLSLSNDVVPNVLQLRKTTATIEQRFQRLHQGASEEKRKLEQKNVQEEDLKDS